GGTGTGCACATATTTTGGAATTGAGGCAAAGCAATAAAATATACTATCCAGAATCTGAGTATGTTGGTTTTAAAGATATACCATATGTTCCTTTAGAACAAAGATAGGTTTGGAGTTGTATTGTGATATTTGTATATGAAAAATTTCAATTAATAATTTATTATATATTGAAATTTTTTTTGTTTTTTATAAGAAGTAAAAAAGCAAAAAGATTTGTTGAACTTAGAAATCCAAAATTATTTTTTAGTAGTATAATTGAAGCAAAAAAAATAATTGATAATGATGTTAAAAACCAAATTGAATATGATGTTTTTTGGTTTCATGTTTCGAGTGCTGGAGAAATGGAGCAAGCAATTCCTGTAGCCAGAAAACTTAGCGAAAATTTAGGTGTTCGCTATTTCTTAACATATTACTCTCCTAGTGCAGAACCTTTTTTAAATAATTTCCCTTATAAAATTGGGTATTCCGGACTTCCTTTAGATAACAAAAAATATTTTAATTTGGCTTTAAATTCATTAAATATTAAAAAAATATTTTTTGTTCGTTATGATTTATGGCCTTCTTTGTTTAATTCTTGTTTAGATAATAAAGTTGAGATTAATTTGATTTCTGCTACTTTAAATAAAAGCAGGGTTGGTTTTTTTGCTTTTTTAAGTGAATATATTAATAAAAATTACTATAAAAATATTACAAATATATTTGCTGTAAACAATCATGATGCCCAATATTTTATGAAATTTTCTACAACTAAAAATGTTTTTTTAGCAGGAGATGCTAAGTGGTCTAGGGCTTTAGAAAGAGCAAATAATTCTTCAAAATTAAAAAACGATAAATTTTTTAATTTATTTTACTATTATTGTTTGTATAATAAGTTGATTTTGAATAAAAAATGCTTGGTTTTTGGTTCTCCTCATCAAATTGAAAATAATATTGCTCTTCAATGTGAAGGAATTAAAGATAAAATTTTTATGATTTATGTTCCACACGAAACAGATCACAAAATTTGTAATAAGTTGTTGCATGATTTTTTACAAGCAGGACTTAAAGTAGAGTTTTTTTCAAAAATTATCTTAAAATTAAAAGATTATTGTGAAAGAAAATCTATAGATATAAATGTAAATTATAATATTCAAGATAATATTATAGGATTTAAAAATTATAATAATTTAGATCTATTAAATAAAATCCAAAATTTTAATTTTGAATTTTTAGAAAATTACGAAATTATAATTTTTGATAAAATTGGTTATTTAGCTGAATTGTATGAGTTAGGAGATATTGCTATAGTTGGAGGGGGCTTTGATGGTCAAATTCATAATGTTCTCGAACCAGCTGCTCATGGAATCCCTGTATTAATTGGTAACAATTTTTTAAAATCTTATGAGGCTAGTGAGCTTATAGAGCATGGTGCGGCAATTTCTTTTCAAAACAGCAATGACTTGTTTCAATTTTTAGTTCAGTGGGTTAGTTTGGAAGGGGAAGAAGTTGATGCCATGCATCCAGTGAAACGTCTGAGCTTAGCAAGAGACAGAGCGGTTAAGCTGTTTAAAAACATTCCTGATACAAGTGAAATTATCTTGAACACCTTTTTAAAGGGTAAGAAAAGTAGCAACTAGGTAACTCCACTTGTGTTTGGATTTTTGAACCTTTTAAAAAAAAGAATATGAGTTATGGTCGCTAAGCAGTTAGTCATTAATAGTACTTCGTATGAGACTCGCGTTGCTCTTATCGAAGGAGGGCAAGTTTCAGAGTATTATATTGAAAGAAGTCGAGATAGGGGAATAGTTGGGGGAATTTATAAAGGTAAAGTAATACGTGTTTTGCCTGGTATGCAAAGTTGTTTTGTAGATATAGGTCTAGAAAGAGCTGCCTTTTTATATGGTGGAGACATTAAACCCGAAGGTCTTCAAGAACTACCTGAAGAGTTTGATGATGATGGAAAATCAATTCATTCCTCTCAATCAGAAGATGATGACAATTTAGACAATGTAAATTCAAAGTCTTATCATAAGAATTACAAAATTTCTGATCTTGTTAAAGAAGGTCAAGAAATTTTAGTGCAGGTGGCTAAAGATGCGATTAGTACAAAAGGAGCTCGTGTTACAACGTATTTAAGCCTACCTGGACGTTATGTTGTATTGATGCCAAGCATAAACCACATTGGTGTGAGTCGTAGAATTCAATGTGAAGAAGAGCGTGTACGTCTTAGGAGTATTGTCCAAAAAATAAAGCCTGATGGTGCAGGAATAATAGTAAGAACTGCAAGTGAAAACGTTCCAGAAGATAAAATTATTGCGGATATCGATTTTTTAGCAAAACTTTGGGAAACACTTCGGATTAAAAGTTTAAAATCAAAATCTCCTTGTTTGGTACATGAGGATCTTGATCTCTGTTTTTAGAGCGACCCGAGATTTCATTTCTAGAGATTTAGATAGAATAGTGATTGATGATAAAAAACGATACGAAGATTTAGTTAGGTTTTTAAATAGATTTAGCGTGAAACTAGGTGCTCAAGTTCAATTATATCAAGGAGAAACTCAGATTTTTGATGCCTTTGGAATAGAACAAGAAGTTTCTAGAGCATTAGGTTCAAAGGTTTGGTTAAAATCTGGTGGATATTTAATAATAGAACAAACGGAAGCTTTAACAGCTATTGATGTCAATACCGGTAGATTTGTTGGAAATAAATCTTTAGGCGATACAATAGTTAAAACGAATTTAGAAGCAGTTAAAGAAATCGTGCAGCAACTTAGACTTAGGAACATTGGTGGAATCATTATTCTTGATTTTATCGATATGGATAGGACAGAAGATAGAGATAAAGTATTTCTTGCACTTGTAGAAGAACTTAAAAAAGACAAAGCTAAAACAACTGTTTTGAGAATTTCTGAAATGGGTTTAGTGCAAATGACCCGTAAAAGAACTGAAGAAAGTTTAATGCAAAAAATGACTATAGGCTGCCCTTATTGCGAAGGTAATGGTCATGTTAAAAGTCCTTCAACTATTTCTTATGAAGTGATTAGAGAGTTATTGAGAGAGTTTAACCGTTCAAATAATGAAGGGTTTGTCGTTAAAGCTAACCCTCAGGTATCAGATAGACTACTAGAAGAAGATAAAATTTTTTTGGATGAACTAAAATTAAAGTATTCAAAAAAAATTGTTGTCAAATCATACGTTGATTTTCACATTGAGCATTTTGAAATTGCGCCAATTCGTTTTGAATAAAAGTTTAAATTTTTATTCATGTTTATTAGTGCAAAAGGCAGATTTTTCTAAATTTTTATTTTTTTTCAGCCATTCTTCTTCTGTCATAACTTGCATTGAACACGCTTTTATAAGCATTAATTCTTCTGTGATAGTTTCATTAATTGCTCGATGTCTTGCTAAGAGAGATAAATTATCAAAATATTTCGATATGATCTCTATACGAAAATGTGACTCACTATTTTTTGAGCTATGATGAAGGTGGCTCTCATTTAACACGTTTAAAAAAATTGGATTGAATTTTGTAGTCAGTTTTTTTTCAATTTGAGTTTGAATATTCATTTATTTTGCTTGTTAACTCCGTAATGCTTAAAAAATTAGCTTTTAAAGTGCAAAATAACGAGAAGTAAAATTTTTTACGAATACAATGTTTCAATAAAAAATGGTGCGGACGAAGAGACTCGAACTCCCACGCCCAAGGGCTCTGGCTTCTAAGACCAGTGTGTCTACCAATTTCACCACGTCCGCATAAGGGCTGTTTATATTAGAATTACGTTAAGTGCAACTTTATTTTATTATAAAAAATTAAAAAAAAATTTAAATGCTAAAGAACTGAAATGACCGCTGTTTTTTACTAAAATTCTTAGGACTTGTGGTTAGGTTTAGAATTGCTATCACTTCTGTCGTTTTATGTGGCATGACTGTAATAATCAGTGAACTTAATCTTTCCATAACCATAAAAAGACCAAGGCCAGCCCCTACTGCTTCGTGCTGTAATTTGATCATTGCTTTTTTATCACTAGCAAAAAGAAACTTTAAATACTTATAAACAGTTGGCTTTTTAAACGTTCCAAAAGAATCTCTAACCCCGATAGCAAGGTATGTTCCATCAAAGCTCCATTCTACTTGAACAGTTTCTTGCGGTAAAAGTGATATTGGGACCCGTCTATCAACATCATGAAGCTTAGGATTGGCATCCCAAATTGCGTTCATAAGCAACTCTTCTTGGACTTCTACGCCGTATTGAGCATAGGCGTCTGTGGGGCGACCGAGAACAGAAGATAAGCCTTTTATAAACTCAAATAAAGCATCTCTAAACCATTGTCTTTGGTCAGAATGTGATAGGACATATCTATGAACGTAGGCTCCATAAGACACGCATTTATTTACACCAAAATATTTTTTTTCTCGGATTTTTCTGATTGTGCTCATGAGTTGTAAATGTGGTACATGCTCTTGATTACAAGACAAAACATGCCCAAAAAGCATGAGCCCCTCACTATCAATGATTTTATCTTTAGTTTTATCATCTACTAATAATAAATTTTCAATTTTGATAGAAGGTATTAGATCTTGATCTTTTAATTTTTGTTCCTCAATTTTATCTGAAATATACAAAGCCTGTAAACAACCACTTGAGGCTAGTTTTTTTAATTCTTCGATACTTTTTTCCTGAGAAGCAACAATTGGATTAATTGCTGAGCTTTTAAATAACGCAACCAACTCGTTTTTGTAATTTTCATTATCTACATCGAGTACAGCATCTAGATTTAAGTTTGTAGAATCTAACATTATTAAACCCTTGATTATTTTAAGTTCTCGATAAAGTAAAAGTATGATTCAAAATCAACATCTGACTCAATGCTGCATCCTTCTTTTTCACATTTAGGAAGCTCGTAATCTAATTTTTTGCCGGGAGTAAATTCTTTTCCAGATCTTAAGACAAATATTTTTTGTTCTGCGCAGGTTTCGCAATATGCAGGTATTTGAAAGCTTTCTACTTTAACATTATTCGCTAAAATTTCTTTAACCATATTAAACTGCATTACAACTGACTGAGGGCAATTATAATAAATTGGATTTATTTTAAGTTTAGATATCCAAAGAATCCATTCGCGAACACCGCAACTGTTTATTGTTCTTACATTTCCTAAATCAAACTTAACTTGCCCAGAAGGAAGACCAAATTCGCTCAAGTTACACGTTTCTGTGATGTCACCAGACACATAATACATGCCGTCTTTTAATTGAACATCCACGCCGTAACCTCCTGATTACCTTTCTACTCATTCTACTAAGCTTACAGATATTTTTGCCACATATCTTCGATCTGTTACAAAACCATCAGCTGTAGAGACTTGTTCTCCATAAGTCGAAAAATCAATGTCAGCGAAAAAGAGATTTACAGATACTCCTGCACTAACACTCTGCATTCCATAACCAATACGCATAGAGAAGGGAGCATTGGATCCGTTAAATGATCCAAAACTAAGTTCGCATCCTGCTCTTATTTTATCTCGGAAGTTAAGCCTTGAATCATTAATCCTTTCTTGTTCGATTGATACAGTTGCGCCAATATTTTTTGATATGCTCGGATTTATACTTAATCCCGCTTTGATATTCATTTTTTCAATTTCATCTTTTGATAAACTTTTAGCTGACTTGTATGTGGTATCACCAATATCTAGTAAAGAAACACCAATTTTACTTCTTAAAAAATGTTGAAATGGGACAATAATTCCTACATCAAAGGCAGTTCCTTTAGTGTAGTTAGCATTATCTTCAATATTTTGATATGATTCATTAATAGTGCTATTTTTGTCTGCTTCTATAATGTTAATAATAGTTTTTCTTTGTAAATATCTTGCTCCAAAGCCAATAATAAAGTGCTCAAAAATTGGCAAGCTAAAGCCACCAATTAATCCAAATTGATCTCGCCTGACAATAGAAAATTCTCTATCATATGTTGTAGCGGAAAAGGCGCTTGTTTGAGGGCTGTTTAGTTTGCTTGTATACCCACTTAAATGAGAGTCGACTAAGATTCCAAACTCTGCAAAATCAAATACAATATTTGGGAAAAAACTAAACCTTGAAAAAATAATATCTGATTTATTGATATTTTGCACAGACAGATCAATTATATTTTTTGGATGTGTAAATGGATTAAAGTAGTGGTTGATTAAATTATATGTGTAAGAATTTGAGGCTATACTAAATCCTGGAAAAGAAGCGCTTTTTACGAAGTCTTTTGTTTTATTTCTTGAGTCTATAAAACCAATTCCAGCGGGATTACTAAATATTGCGTTTTCATCGTCGGCAACCCCGACAAAGGCATTGCCCATGCCTAGTGGTCTGCTGTTTAATGCAATTGGTAGGGGTGGTATAATTATGGAACCAGCCAAAGCTGTATTATATTGTATTATTATTATAATAAAAACAGTTCTTTTTTGTAATTTTTTTATAATTTTATACAAAATATCCTCTGTGAATTTATTCAAATCACCACAAAATATAAATCATGTTTTATTATGAAGTATTAAAAGACTCGCGTTGAGGATTTTTGTGCTTACTATAAACAGTTTTTTGACTGATGTTCCTGAAGTGCAAGCATTAAATTTTGTATCAAAAAAACTAATTTACCTTGTTATCAGTGATTTTTAGCGGGAAAATTTTCTTTTAATTTTTTGTCAAATAAAATATTAAAATATTTTGTTAGTAATTGTTTAATAAAATTGGTTAATTTTTAGCATTGTTATGATAAAAAAAGAAGCTCCAGCTACAGAATAAAAATTGATGCAGTTGGAGTCAAGCTTAAAAATATACTTTCTAGTTTTAATTAATTATAAAATACTTAAGATTTCTTCTTTAGAAAGACTTGTTTTCTCACCGCTAAGTTTTATGAGTTGCTCTTCGGATGCATTATCTAGTATTTGGCTAGCTGTTTTTATTTTGTCAATTAATGATTTTTTAATATATTCATCTACGGTATCAGTTGCAATTAAGTGAATAACTAAACATTTATCCGAACTTTGACCAATACGGTGAAAACGAGCTTGAGATTGAAGATAACTACCGCCATCAAAATTCAAATCCATATAAATCATTGTATCAGCTTTCATTTTACCATCTTTAGGTAACAAAGTTAAACCTTCTTTAGCAGACTGAGGGGTGGCAATAAATAAACGACATTTAGGATTGTTTTGAAATTCGTGTACACTTTTTGAACGTTCTTCTACAGACATTTCGCCTGTGTGGGCAACTGCTCCCCATTGTTCAAAGTATAATTCACTAAGATAATTAACATTGCCTACAAAATGGCTCCACAAAATAACTTTTTTAGTATCATCAGAAAAAATATCTGATAATAATTCTTCTAATTCTATTAGTTTTGCATTTGGACCGCTATAATTAGGATCAATAAGTTTAGGATTAGAAGCAATTTGTGATAAGCGTAAGAGTCTTACAACAATATTAT
This region of Spirobacillus cienkowskii genomic DNA includes:
- a CDS encoding BolA family protein, with the protein product MNIQTQIEKKLTTKFNPIFLNVLNESHLHHSSKNSESHFRIEIISKYFDNLSLLARHRAINETITEELMLIKACSMQVMTEEEWLKKNKNLEKSAFCTNKHE
- a CDS encoding 3-deoxy-D-manno-octulosonic acid transferase, with translation MIFVYEKFQLIIYYILKFFLFFIRSKKAKRFVELRNPKLFFSSIIEAKKIIDNDVKNQIEYDVFWFHVSSAGEMEQAIPVARKLSENLGVRYFLTYYSPSAEPFLNNFPYKIGYSGLPLDNKKYFNLALNSLNIKKIFFVRYDLWPSLFNSCLDNKVEINLISATLNKSRVGFFAFLSEYINKNYYKNITNIFAVNNHDAQYFMKFSTTKNVFLAGDAKWSRALERANNSSKLKNDKFFNLFYYYCLYNKLILNKKCLVFGSPHQIENNIALQCEGIKDKIFMIYVPHETDHKICNKLLHDFLQAGLKVEFFSKIILKLKDYCERKSIDINVNYNIQDNIIGFKNYNNLDLLNKIQNFNFEFLENYEIIIFDKIGYLAELYELGDIAIVGGGFDGQIHNVLEPAAHGIPVLIGNNFLKSYEASELIEHGAAISFQNSNDLFQFLVQWVSLEGEEVDAMHPVKRLSLARDRAVKLFKNIPDTSEIILNTFLKGKKSSN